The DNA sequence TTTAAATGCTGAAAAAATAGTTGATGATAAGCATAAGACTAAGGTATTTAAAAATAGTGCCGAAACTTGGATAACAAATGCTTTAGCTAACGATATAAAACAAGCTGAAGATGTAAGAAGTGTACTAAATTATACTCTTAAAGAAAAAGAAGAAATAGATTTAGAGGACTTTGTTGAAAAATCTATCGATAATAATGACTTAAAAGAAAGTTTTAAAGAGCATATGGAAGAAAAGGGAATAGGCTCAACATTTAATATAGATAAACAATGGGTAGAGAAAAAACTTAAGAAAAGAAGTATAAAGACAGATACTGGATTTGATATAAAAGCAGATTTAAATGATTTTGAGGATCCTATGAAGTATAGTGTAAAGCAAAATTCTGATGGAAGTATTGATATAACTATAAAAAATGTAAAATTCTATGAGGAAAAATAAAAAAAACCGAGTTAATAAACTCGGTTTTTTTTTATTTATGAGCTTCTATGAAGTTGCATATATCACCTATACATTTAAAGTTTTCAGCTTCTTCATCTGGTATTTCTATACCATACTCATCCTCTAAAGCCATTATAACTTCTACAGCATCTAAAGAATCAGCTTCTAAATCTTCAGTTAAAGATGTATTTAAAGTTATAGTGTTTAGGTCATCAATGCCTAATTGCTCAGCTATTATTTCCCTAACTCTTTCAAACATAGTAGACCTCCTAAAAAAATAAATTCATATTTTAATTGTAGTTTAATATAAGCTGTGAAATTTTTCAATATTAAATTCATATAAATTTTAGAATAAATAAACAAAACAAGCATATATATTTATATACATAAAAACACAGGAGGAATGGATATGAAGTATATAGGTTTATTAGCATCATCTATTTGTGTCGTAGTTGTGCTATTAATAAACTCATATTACAACATCATAAACTTAGATATACAAAAGATTAGCTCATATGTAATAGAATGTAATATGATATTAGAAGATTACATATCAAATGAAGAAAAGGTATTAAATAATAATGAAGAGTACATATCAAGATTATTAAATCTTAAAAACTGCATAAAAGACACTAAAACATCATTTTTTACAGCTAAGTATAAAAACTACAAAATAAAATCTATCGAAAGTTTAGTAAATAGCATTTCAGAAGATGAAAATAGAAGTAAACACTTGGATTTGGTAAAAAAATTCAATAAC is a window from the Paraclostridium sordellii genome containing:
- the acpP gene encoding acyl carrier protein; protein product: MFERVREIIAEQLGIDDLNTITLNTSLTEDLEADSLDAVEVIMALEDEYGIEIPDEEAENFKCIGDICNFIEAHK